The following proteins come from a genomic window of Pirellula staleyi DSM 6068:
- a CDS encoding DUF167 family protein: protein MIELSQTTDGVLVGVKAQAAAKKNSLRGEHAGLLKISVTTAPEKGKANDAIADLLAAALAVRRSAVQIVAGHTQPLKKFLISGASLDEVREKIARALENAQP from the coding sequence GTGATCGAACTTTCGCAAACCACCGACGGCGTGCTCGTGGGGGTGAAAGCGCAAGCCGCTGCGAAGAAAAACAGCCTGCGCGGCGAACATGCGGGGCTGCTGAAAATCAGCGTCACCACCGCCCCCGAAAAAGGGAAAGCCAACGACGCGATTGCCGACCTGCTCGCCGCAGCCCTTGCTGTGCGGCGCAGCGCGGTGCAGATCGTCGCCGGTCACACGCAGCCGCTGAAAAAATTCCTGATCAGCGGCGCTTCGCTCGACGAAGTGCGCGAGAAAATCGCCCGCGCCCTCGAAAACGCCCAGCCATAG
- a CDS encoding YggS family pyridoxal phosphate-dependent enzyme, whose amino-acid sequence MPLSADERTLLERNLLQVQARIASACERAGRAPRDVRLVAVTKYVSAEIAAEIASLGQIDLGESRPQQIWEKQPILASDPRLAAQPIRWHMIGPLQRNKIRRTLPLVDLLHSGESLKLLESLDEEAAKAGLTSHVLLEVNLSGDTTKHGFRADELPALLPQLTALTHLRIDGLMTMAALEGTLDDAQRLFAQLRAVRDKLREQSAGALELPELSMGMSDDFERAILEGATLVRVGSALVEGLGA is encoded by the coding sequence ATGCCTCTCTCTGCTGACGAGCGCACGCTCCTCGAGCGCAACCTGCTGCAGGTGCAAGCGCGCATCGCCAGCGCCTGCGAGCGTGCCGGGCGAGCGCCGCGCGACGTGCGCCTCGTCGCCGTCACCAAGTATGTTTCGGCCGAAATTGCCGCCGAAATCGCATCGCTGGGGCAGATCGATCTCGGTGAAAGTCGCCCGCAGCAAATCTGGGAGAAACAGCCGATCTTGGCGAGCGACCCGCGTCTTGCCGCGCAGCCGATCCGGTGGCACATGATCGGCCCTTTGCAGCGGAACAAGATTCGCCGCACGCTGCCGCTGGTCGATCTGCTCCACTCGGGCGAGAGCCTGAAGCTGCTTGAAAGCCTCGACGAAGAAGCAGCCAAAGCGGGGCTCACGTCGCACGTTCTGCTGGAAGTGAATCTCTCGGGAGATACCACCAAGCATGGCTTTCGCGCCGACGAACTCCCCGCGCTCCTGCCGCAACTAACAGCGCTCACGCATCTGCGAATCGATGGGCTGATGACGATGGCCGCGCTCGAGGGAACACTCGACGACGCGCAGCGCCTGTTTGCGCAGCTGCGAGCCGTGCGCGACAAGCTCCGCGAGCAATCAGCCGGCGCACTCGAGCTCCCCGAACTCTCGATGGGGATGAGCGACGATTTCGAGCGCGCGATTCTCGAAGGGGCCACGCTGGTCCGGGTCGGCAGCGCGCTGGTCGAGGGACTCGGCGCGTGA